The Artemia franciscana chromosome 11, ASM3288406v1, whole genome shotgun sequence DNA segment taaaaaaaaaaagaaacaaaaattatttaaaaggaGAATAGCCAGAAAAAAAACCAGTAAAATAGATGAGGAAAACAAGGACAACTGTAATTAATACTATAATGGCAACACTTCGAGTTGGCCAAGGATGAGAATTGGGCTGAATTGGGCAGCAGGGGCAGCAGTTCTGCGGCTTGAGTGCAGTCGCCACTTCGGTAATGTTAGTCCACCAGTTCCTTTGTGCACCAGGAACTGTTtctaaaagtaagaaaaacacaataaaacagCTTTCTGGTACAGAAATCTAATGATAAACCATGGATTACTCAAGAGATTCGGAATCTgataaaagtgaaaaacaaattacatttaACTGGACCcgtaaaagatttcaaaagagtaagaaatttaattgtatataaaGTAAGATGTTCACGTAAGCAGTATGGgtctaaaataataagcaaatatAGAAATCCAGCCCAAGGAAGTTCCATGATAAGTCAATAAGTTCAGAACATTATCGGCAAAAAAGTAACCAGAGTTGAAATGAGATGTCAATGGTAAACCCCTGTTACCTAGTGAAATTAATGACTTTTTTGCatcaatttgtaaaattcatccgcaactaagaaaattaccaccagtgctgtcacttacttgaagtacttttacttgaagtactacttttGTGTgcgtgtgctttggcaatgtacaaaaAAACATTGCAAAATAGAGACATCTATTATCAACAAGAGctatgagctcatatggcacttgtgacgaggcaagaagagctaagagccaagatatcatatggtatgagctctaacaaagaTCTATGAATCAatacgccctcttgattgatatcaaaggggcctttgataacatttcccatgcatccgctctgctcactttaatccatgctggattgcccctagctgccatacgagtccttcgctcttggtattctggtttaaagatccgtatctgtccaagttcgtcttcatctcagtccaaattaattcaagtgggtagaggaattagacaaggaggaattatttctccttatatattcaattcttgttCATTTGTGCTCATTTCCTGCTCATTTGTTTCATTgtctcgaaatctgtcttacattgcatatgctgatgacattatccttctaagccggtccaagtctagtcttgtttctaattttaatattttaattaattgtttaaaaggtttgggcctttctatcagttttgagaaatgtcaattttttgttgtaaattgtttagaggataatgtcagggcgactctcgattgcagcaatggtgttatttttcagtcgtcgccaatagtcaattatttgggattaccttatgctgcttcgaaaagagatttcaaaccagtcctgCTTCAGCATGTTCAatgcaaggcatttggtcttttaattcgttttcggggtctttaccgtcgggacgtccttggtcgtatgtatagcgctgttgctctgcctcacgtattgttcccgtccctcctcttccgaaatttcagaccaTCTGATCTTTCACCCATTaaagttgcttattttaaattctgtaaatttttacttggtttccccctttcttttagtaacactgagattgttttaaagcttaatgtgaaggatcctgtagtctgtataaacaaaaaatataaaacatttgaagacagggcgaaaattagccttttaggccacaatttatttccgttttttagtaacagttctggctcttcatgatttataggctaatctatttagcaattttttttttttttttttttttttttttttttttttttttttttttttttttttttttaagtgttcgatcaatatttgataggttttgattgtaagtgttatcagttgttttttctttatattatattgtagcgtactcctcattttttgagggaaataaagaaaataaataaataaaaatagattgatttaaaaaggaaaataagaggcttaataccggtcaggatttaaaataagagctctgagtcacgatgtccttctaaacatcaaaattcattaagattcaatcacccactcgtaagttataactacctaattttttcgaatttttcctctccctttagccccccagatggtcgaatctgggaaaacgactttatcaagtcaaattgtgcagctccctgacacgcctatcaattttcatcgtcctagcacgtccagaagcaccaaactcgccaaattacTGAATCCCTccgcccaactcccccaaagagagcgaattcagtacgattctgtcaatcacgtatcaaggacatttgtttattctatccaccaagcttcatcccgattcctacactccaagtgtttttccaagatttccccctccaactccccccaatgtcaaacgatctggtcgggatttgaaataagagctctgagacatgaattatttctaaaaatcaaatttcattaagatccgatcatctattcgtaagataaaaataccccaattttcacgtttttcaagaattccggtttccccctccaactagatcggatccgttccaattatgtaaatcacgtatctaagacttctgcttatttttcccaccaagtttcatcccgatccctccaatctaagcgttttccatgattttaggttcccccatcccaaacttcccccaacgtcaccagatccagtcaggatttaaaataagagctttgagacacgatatccgtctaaatatcaaatttcattgagatctgataacccgttcgtaagttaaaaatacctcatattttctaatttttcagaattaacccatcccccaactaccccaaaagagagcggatccgttccggttatgtcaatcatgtatctaggactcgtgataaTTTtttccaccaggtttcatcccgatccctccactttaagtgtttttccTAAGAACGCTGGCCACgacgaaataataataataataagataaaaaaaattaccctccGAAGTAGCTGCTTTGTCCAGTGCTTCCTCCACCATAATTGATACTTCGTGGTTCGCACCTTCTCCGAGTTCTACCATTTCCGTCGTCTAAAATTGAAagtacaaatataataaaaattataaggcTCAAGGTAAGCTTAAAATACATTTGTTCTagcaaaaaagataagaaaacagaaataaattgtgCAAAAGTAACTATCTGTGCCCAAAAATTGGTAGCACAAAAAGACAAATTGTATAAAGCAAATGCCTAAAACGTGTTCAAAGatcaattcccccccccaaaaaaaaatgtgaaaatattttaaaagtgtAAACCATACctgataaatttaaatattttacagGCGTTGTTTAGAGTCCTCTACTCCTGATAGAAAGGTTGCTGAATAGAATTAttccttcaaaaattaaaaatacagctaatgtttacaaaaaggtaaatatagaggatgagaatttagttgaaaagactgaagaaatactttttaaaaattgtaatattaaaataaatgacaatgataaaaagttccctttcctatattggactgtaaaatttcataagaatccccctaaaccacggtttactgctggagcagctaaatgtccaatcctcattgctgctactgacctttctttaattttaaaggaaattgtaaataaacttaaaacctattgttctggtattaaaaaattttcgaattttaatccatattggagtgttaataattcactgcaggtgatagattctttaacaatggtttcagctaaaagaattgagtctttcgattttgcgacaatgtatactaatttatcacttaatttagtgtttgataatttaaaaactgttataaagaaatctttcctcttatctagtaaaaggttcttaaaaatagacatttataatataaaagctatatggacaaactgctttaatactacagttaacttgagatgttacagcttggatatgatttttgagttattggaatttgttttatacaatacttatataagatttgggggtgatttgtacaagcaaattttgggaattcccatgggggggaatgccagcccatttatagctgacttgtttttaagtcaactagaatataaatatatgatggataagaataatccaattaatttaaaacatgctttgtcaaataataaaagatatttagatgatattttggtcttaaattgtgaggatttcattgaaatttctaaaaatatatatccatcagagcttattcttgagcctagtcatggcgctggtcatgaagatcatttcttagatttaaatattaatatttgtgataataataaattaagttttaaaatgtataataaaacggatgattttgattttgaagtgattagtttcccattccctgaaattaatatacactcaaatatcacatattcagcgtttttctcacagttacttcgttatgcaaggatttgtagtaattatattgattttaaaaatagatgtaaaatcctaagccaaaaattgatatcaagaggtttttctgcaaataaattaacttggcaatttaaaaaatttagttttcattataacgaacttttaaataaatatcaaaagaattatctagaaatacttaaagaaatttttaactaatttcggaggttcgagaaatgttgtcacagcgccatttattttgaattgtgtttctaattgagcggattttctaaaaaattagccacatggtaaagatgaattctataattgtttagttcattcaggttttttgcaatgtgttaatatttgtgatttggtaaaatttataatatttagtttacctattgttgctaaagggagggatatattaacaggataagcctgtttttggttttacttggttgttttacatttgctgtttttttttcataggcatgtattttgggggtgatacctgacgcggggatgccatggacattctgtggtagccacaacactgtgctgggtagagaatttagagtggcgaaaccctatataggccagtgtattctcctgatgagcccttatgttgggtgttgcctctgaattatttgtctatattattttttctattgtttggtaaatgacgacttatacttattgacgacatgactgcctgtccatggattattctttatggttaattgtgtgtggctatgctgtttgacctatgtgattgtatggatgagtagggttaagccctcattcaagtgctggtctatattaatcactaatttaggaaaacagtcttccttttctccttctgtctctctttttttttttttttttttttttttgtgctgtagcattggtgatttctcttttcatgataatttatttaaacacaGTATGAAACGCCAAAATgaaagggaaaaatataagaaacagcAAAATAACAAAACTGATCAAACACAAGATGAAAACAGTCATTAAATAGGAAATACAAAggctaaaagaaaactaactaCAAAGATGAAATGGacattaattaaaatatgaaaacaagtttcatctcgatccctccattctaagcgtttcccaagattttgggtccccccccccaaactttCCCTCCACcgaatccagtcgggatttaaaataagagctatgagacacgatttccttctaactaacaaatttcattaagatccgatcgctccttcgtaagttaaaaataccttatttttttttatttttctgaattgaCTCTCCTCCCACAACTctcctaaagagagcagatccgttccgtttatatcaatcacttatctaggactaatgattatttttaccaccaaatttcatcccgatccctccattctaagcgttttccaagattttagcccccctcccagctccccccaatgtcaccggatccagtcaggatttaaaagaagagttctgagacacattatccttccaaaaaacaaatttcatttaatttaatttttaaatgacttAGCAAACAAACTTATCACTAAAATTGAATAGATTACGTGAGGTACCCCTTTTATGCTttgaagaaaggaaaaagaaagactaTTACCTCTGGGGCAGGTGCTCCTCTGCCGTATCCAACACCCGAGCTGCCAGCAGAACCCTGGTCATAGCCGCAACCTCCAGCACTACCTTGATTCCATCCTGGCTTCTCATTTGCCCTTGGGCCGTCCCAATCACCACGACCACCAGTGGTAGAACGCTCTTGCTTTTGTTTCTGATCGGCCTTTTCTCGCTTGGTAAAGACATTAACTTCTCTGTTCTTCAAGTAGTGATTACCTTCGACtataaagatacaaaaataaataggacAAAAAGCTTTTTATCCATTTCTCTGGTATGTAAAGATAGGCTACACCCCCATCAAAGTACAAATTTATTATCGCATTAATAAGGGAACAtatcatttctttttcaattctgAAGTGCATTAATTACCTTGATTAGCTTTACAGTTTATAATAGATAATATTGTCGAAGCTTGACAACCAATCTTAGTGATATAAGCAAAGGATAAAGAAAGGATTAAGTATCTGGACACCCTTCTtgccaaaataatatttttaatacgtCTTATTTTAgtcttaaataaaacaaaagcatTACTATACGAGCCAGACGAAGTccgcatttcttttttttttaggttttgaatAAATGATCTCGGTCAACTCCAAAATTTACAGGAACATAACAACATTCACTAGAAATATGGATTAATACcaatcaaaaaacttttttacgaGGTAAATGTCACTAAGTCTATTCAAGGGTAGAATGAAcgtaaggtaaaaaaaaggatacggcattagactttacagtccctaccggcggtgctgatctccgtttcttggcccttcagccaggaagtgccaTGGGGGATTGGGGGGCCGTCGCACACCTtttgctttcgcacacccttcctgtttaccttacccagatttctccaggtacccatttagagctgggtcgactctggctaagcttagagtcacgccactgacccccgtcccaaactgaataattgggtacactgggattcgaacccgcgtcctctcagacaaagaaTGAACGTAAGACCCACCAAATTCAAGCATTCTAGAGTAAAATTCAATTCTAtagtaatattttattctagAATAAAATGAGAACTaaatttattaatcaaaaacaaaaatggaagAACAACAATTTGAATTGCAAAAGTGAGCTCATCACTCATCTTCTTTTAGTTTAGCTTATTGACTTTTCTCCAAAAATATCCTCGTCTCTGAATAAGTCTGGCATGTTCattgcttcttttttcatttaaatatcaGTTTTATGGCTACATTTTTGTAGCCATATTGGGATACATTGGGCTACACTTTTGGCCCAATTCTggacaacaaaaataaaggtgAAGCAACAGAACTTACGAATAATTTTGTCCACTGGATCATAGTCGTCGAATTCCACAAAACCACAATAAATTCCACTAATATCAGTTTTACCAACAGCAGCATCAGTGATTGtgccatatttttcaaaataatctcGAAGGTCCTTGTCTTCGACGTCCTTATTCAGTCCACCAATGAATACTTTTTTCACAGTGTCACCTGCTTCAGGTTTGTCAATGAGCTAAACAAGAAAGAGAAGACATTACAACCCAACAAAATTGTTCATGTCATAAAAATTTAGGAAGCATTTTTAAAATGATGAAGGACAAATAAATCAATTATAACTGAAagagtaaatataaaattctcaGATTAGGGTTATTCTCAACCTTCATCTTACAggactttttaaaattaaaaaaaaagcaaaaaataaataaaatggaatagttgtgggcatcaagtcatggcaaattgtagaaaaagccaaggcagatagtccaattgagtgagaagcaaacctggcattaattcccctcttattaggattgtataaaaaggagttcgaattaaaatggaatagtagtgggcatcaagtcatgggtaattgtagaaaaagccaagacagatagtccaatgaagtgaggaaaaaaaggaagatatattAATCTTTCATTTCAGAGATAATGTTTAATGTCAACCGCACGATCGAAATACaagaatataaattttgataaaactgtACTTGACAACCCAAAATAGTCCTAATTTTGGTCCTAATCAAAATAGTTCCTAATAACTAAAAGGtattgaatttgaaatttttgaatcaGTGAAAGCTAAATATGTGATTTCTCAGTTATCTGAGCATTTTTGAGTTGTATATATGTTTGTATATAACATCGTTTCTCAACCTGGGAGAGCGAGGGAGAATACCATAGACACCGGTTGGCAGTTGGTCACGAAAACTCGAATACTTATGTTTGAAAAACTATTCATTTgtacaaaaagaataaattaaaagaaagaaaaatgaagaaccATGTGTCAGTCAAAGACTAACGAAATAATGTGGTTGGTTCTACTGATAAGCAAATAGAAgaataaactttttatttgttcaGTAGAGGGAAGGGTTGCATCACTCTAAAAGTCACAGGCAATaatttctatcagctgaatttTATTGTTGAAACTACaacacacttaaaaaaaaactgaacctTAATGTTAAAAGTGAGTTTCACATTGTTGGAAATGTGCCTGCAAGTGGCTCTTCAAATTGAATGATTGACGCTGATGACTAAGGAAGGGATTATTTTAAGGATTTGAGTTTTATGTGTCCTTCATAATGTTTAACTTCATAATGTTTAACAAAGCATGTTGTTATGGACATACCTTTCTAGGATCAATTCTTTTAGCTTCGACTTCTCTGCCGTCAATTTTATGCGGTCTATCATCTTGTGCAGCATCAACCATTGCAGCTTTTGAATATGTTACAAATCCAAAGCCACCAGAgctaaaaaccacaaaaaaagcCCATTTAAAaggagctctagcaaaattctaagaatcaatatattgatttaaaacgcaaatcagaggcttaatggcggtcgggatttaaaataagagccctgaaacacaaggtcattttaaatattaaaaactcaTTTACATCCAATCACCCAATCgtgaattaaaaatacctcattttgtccaatttttcctctctcttcagccgcccagatggtcgaatcggggaaaacgactttatcaagtcagtttttCCAGATctctgacacacctaccaattttcatcatcctagccagtccagaagcaccaaacttgtcaaagcactggacccccctaactcccccaaagagagtggatccattccggttacgtcaatcacgtatctacgatatttacttattctacccaccaagtttcatcccaatgcctccactctaagcgttttcaaagattttaggtttccccctcaacccccccccccaataccaccggatccggtcgggatttaaaataagagctttgagacacgatatccttctaaatattaataataaatttaaaatttcattaaaatccgataacccattcatacattaaaaatacctcaatttttctaatttttccaaattaacaacccccagcttcCCCatagagaacagatccgttccaataatgtcagtcacgtatctataacttgtgcttattcttcccatcaagtttcatcccgatctctccactcaaagcattttccaagatttctgtttcccccctccaaccctcttatgtccccagatccaactCGAATTGACaatggagcatttgagacataagattcttctatatatcaagttccattaagatacaatcacccaattgtaagatacctcgattttcaggttttccaagaattccggcttccccctccaactctccccaatgtcatcggatctggtcgggaattaaaatgagagttctaaagcacaagatccttctaaatatcaattttcatgaagatctgatcaccctttcgtaagttacgaatacctcatttttctaatttttccaaattactgcacccccccccccaactcaaccaaagagagcagatccggttatgtcagtcgcgAGTCTTGGACgtgtgcttatccttcccaccaagtttcatcctgatctctccaatttaagtgttttccaagatttccggtccccccatgACACtggatttggtcgggatttaaaataagaggctgagttacgaggtccttctaaatatgaaacttcattaagatccgatcactcctttgtaagtaaaaatacctcattttttctaattttttagaattaaaaaaaaactcctccaaagagagcgaatcccttctggttatgtcaatcatgtatctactacttgtgcttatttttttcaccaagtttcatccagatccctccactctaagcgttttccaagattttaggtccccctaactcccccccccactgtcaccggatccggtcgggatcaAAAATaggagctccgagacacgacatccttacatcaaatttcattaagatctgatcacccgttcgtaagtttaatttttccaatttaaccatccccccactccccccccccagattgtcgaatcaggaaaacgataatttctgatttaatctggtctggttcctgatacgcctgccaaatttcattgtcctagcttacctagaagtgcctaaactagcaaaaccaggacagacagaccaaccgacagaatttgcaaatgctatatgttacttggtagataccaagtgccataaaaaaaggacatttttttgCCACCTGGCTACTAATTTGGTAAATTCAATAACGATTATTGCACTTAAACAT contains these protein-coding regions:
- the LOC136033188 gene encoding heterogeneous nuclear ribonucleoprotein A1, A2/B1 homolog, with protein sequence MVDAAQDDRPHKIDGREVEAKRIDPRKLIDKPEAGDTVKKVFIGGLNKDVEDKDLRDYFEKYGTITDAAVGKTDISGIYCGFVEFDDYDPVDKIILEGNHYLKNREVNVFTKREKADQKQKQERSTTGGRGDWDGPRANEKPGWNQGSAGGCGYDQGSAGSSGVGYGRGAPAPETTEMVELGEGANHEVSIMVEEALDKAATSEETVPGAQRNWWTNITEVATALKPQNCCPCCPIQPNSHPWPTRSVAIIVLITVVLVFLIYFTGFFSGYSPFK